A single genomic interval of Mustela nigripes isolate SB6536 chromosome 7, MUSNIG.SB6536, whole genome shotgun sequence harbors:
- the LOC132021705 gene encoding protein PET117 homolog, mitochondrial — MSRSSKAVLGLSVVLTAATVAGVHLKQLQDRQRLHDGVIRDIERQNRKKENIRLLGEQIILTEQLEAEREKMLLAKGSQKT; from the exons ATGTCGAGGAGCTCGAAGGCGGTGCTAGGCCTCTCGGTGGTGCTGACGGCAGCCACCGTGGCCGGCGTGCATCTGAAGCAGCTGCAGGACCGGCAG aGGCTTCATGATGGAGTGATCAGAGACATTGAGAGACAAAAtcggaaaaaagaaaacattcgtCTTTTGGGAGAACAGATTATTTTGACTGAGCAActtgaagcagaaagagagaagatgttATTGGCAAAAGGATCTCAAAAAACATGA